From Vanrija pseudolonga chromosome 1, complete sequence, a single genomic window includes:
- the CXT1_7 gene encoding Beta-1,2-xylosyltransferase 1 — MRLSHTRTRSRADSASGSRRQRGESVSSGSAATAAGVYAALVDSNDDDEPAPSSSSSKPKARAMSPIARKVHARRVSSSTSRRFLTTPKRGATTTPQSPPAWVPPFARRLLRPARPRRLLLLLVVVATLLLLHWLGDDGLLDHVSTQPFRWLAPPEPPCRFVSPVEAYFADLARLRGIYGNASATTTTAGAEALRSAAAAQHKHSHHVFSSTGHMVVSKDESAPHPIPLLLALGERRWEELLARQSRTLAEATMEYERRYGRVPPKGFDLWWAFASENQLVLPDEYDRINLDLAPFWALPRKEVRRRLAKVMKMNEVFVLEIKNGRVRPRIEDKGGLAWEGTWPRAKAAVKLVRSFAHHLPDLNATFSIFDQPQIYLSWGRRSSLASLGLKGQHTSLLDEEDNGNVELGRSCPPDSALRTNPTGYEGKSFIYNSLEAGDFCHNPYIVPLHGLTLEAHTPESHPRPHSQLLPLFSLAKTSINSDILVTPLDQFADRTGRDPVWEKKSDARLVWRGSPTGMAEMTRDVPWRQSHRVRLHHFANNHSLGLTSFMVPDLGHGHEQEHAHANGHYGQLRQNVPPLGYRTENGSAWGVGNYFFDMALAGQPIQCDEDDGTCDDMEREIKFARFQRSTVMNKHKFLLDIDGNGWSGRFRRLMSTNSVVIKSGIFTEWFQPHLIPWFMYIPSKLDFSDLTDILAFFRGSPKQPDLMFDGTAKALAHNGKCFVERMFRLEDLQAYMFRLFLEYARIVADDDEDMDFHYDPLLHDPVDQDVSGENGDDEDDEAERVDRVPFLGAEDVLGGGEAPPRTTATSEQHHTAPSRTPRPLGGQNGKVTTTGPNTPPGEGARRGPESSAGSVRLPTTTAADAEATTDPEGDHIIPFDQAMAELEQPPSHASASASALAHDPTTASAQRRPQVTDSDDAEEDDDFM, encoded by the exons ATGCGCCTCTCGCACAcccgcacgcgctcgcgcgccgactcggcctcggggtcacgacggcagcgcggcgagagCGTGTCGTCTGGCAGTGCCGCTACTGCTGCGGGGGTCTACGCCGCCCTCGTGgacagcaacgacgacgacgagccagcgccgAGTTCCTCTTCGTCCAAGCCGAAAGCCCGCGCCATGTCGCCCATCGCGCGCAAGGTAcatgcgcgccgcgtgtCGTCTTCGACATCTCGCCGCTTCCTCACGACGCCGAAGCgcggagcgacgacgacaccgcaGTCACCCCCGGCCTGGGTCCCGCCTTTTGCTCGGCGGCtgctccgccccgcccgcccacggcggctactcctcctcctcgtcgtggtggccacgctcctcctcctccactggctcggcgacgacgggctcctCGACCACGTGAGCACGCAGCCCTTCCGCTGGCTTGCGCCGCCTGAGCCGCCGTGCAGGTTCGTGTCGCCCGTCGAAGCGTACTTTGCCGACCTGGCGCGCCTGCGAGGGATCTACGGcaacgcgtcggcgacaacgacaacagcTGGCGCGGAGGCGCTGcgctccgcggcggcggcacagcACAAGCACTCGCACCACGTCTTCTCGAGTACCGGCCACATGGTGGTGTCGAAGGACgagtcggcgccgcaccCGATCCccttgctgctggcgctcggcgagcggcggtggGAGGAGCTGCTTGCGCGCCAGAgccgcacgctcgccgaAGCGACGATGGAGTACGAGCGGCGGTACGGCCGCGTCCCGCCCAAGGGCTTCGACCTGTGGTGGGCGTTTGCGAGCGAGAACCAGCTCGTCCTGCCCGACGAGTACGACCGgatcaacctcgacctcgcgccgttCTGGGCCTTGCCGCGGAAAGAGGTCAGACGGAGGCTCGCGAAGGTCATGAAGATGAACGAGGTGTTTGTGCTGGAAATCAAGAATGGGCGCGTGCGGCCCCGCATCGAGGACAAGGGCGGTCTGGCTTGGGAAGGGACGTGGCCACGGGCCAAGGCAGCGGTGAA ACTCGTTCGATCCTtcgcccaccacctcccAGACCTCAATGCCACATTTTCCATCTTTGACCAGCCACAGATCTATCTCTCATGGGGACGCCGCTCgtccctcgcctcgctcggaCTCAAGGGGCAGC ACAcgtccctcctcgacgaggaagacaacggcaatgtcgagctcggacgaTCGTGCccgcccgactcggcgctgcgCACAAACCCAACAGGGTACGAGGGCAAGTCGTTCATCTACAACAGCCTCGAGGCCGGAGACTTTTGCCACAACCCCTACATTGTGCCGCTGCACGGGCTCACGCTCGAGGCCCACACGCCCGAGTCGCACCCGCGGCCGCACTCGCAGCTCCTTCCACTGTTCAGCCTGGCCAAGACGAGCATCAACTCGGACATTCTCGTCACCCCGCTCGACCAGTTCGCCGACCGCACGGGCCGCGATCCCGTATGGGAGAAAAAGTCGGACGCGCGTCTCGTGTGGCGCGGATCACCAACGGGCATGGCAGAGATGACTCGCGACGTGCCGTGGCGCCAGTCCCACCGCGTCCGGCTTCACCACTTTGCAAACAACCACTCGTTGGGGTTGACGAGCTTCATGGTGCCAGACCTCGGGCATGGGCACGAGCAAGAGCACGCACATGCCAACGGGCACTACGGCCAGTTGAGGCAGAATGTGCCGCCGCTGGGATACAGGACTGAGAATGGCTCGGCGTGGGGGGTAGGCAACTACTTCTTTGACATGGCGCTTGCCGGACAGCCGATCCAgtgcgacgaggacgacggaACCTGCGACGACATGGAGCGTGAGATTAAATTCGCGCGGTTCCAGCGGTCGACCGTCATGAACAAGCACAAGTTCTTGCTCGACATTGACGGTAATGGCTGGAGTGGGCGCTTCAGGCGCCTCATGAGCACAAACTCGGTCGTCATCAAAAGTGGCATCTTCACAGAGTGGTTTCAGCCGCATCTCATTCC CTGGTTCATGTACATTCCTTCAAAGCTCGACTTTTCCGATCTCACCGATATCCTCGCCTTCTTCCGCGGCTCGCCAAAGCAGCCTGACCTCATGTTTGACGGcacggccaaggcgctcgcccACAACGGCAAGTGCTTTGTTGAGCGCATGTTCCGCCTCGAAGATCTGCAGGCGTACATGTTCCGCTTGTTCCTCGAGTACGCACGGATtgtggccgacgacgacgaggacatggacTTTCACTACGACCCGCTGCTACACGATCCTGTGGACCAGGATGTGTCGGGCGAgaatggcgacgacgaggacgacgaggcggagcgggtCGACCGCGTGCCAttccttggcgccgaggacgtgctcggcggtgGGGAGGCACCCCCTCGCACCACTGCCACAAGCGAACAGCATCACACTGCGCCGTCACGCACCCCGAggccgctcggcggccagaATGGGAAGGTGACAACCACAGGCCCAAACACGCCCCCTGGTGAGGGAGCAAGACGGGGACCGGAAAGTtcggcggggtcggtgcGGCTGCCCACTACTACAGCTGCAGACGCCGAAGCCACGACCGACCCCGAAGGCGACCACATTATACCATTTGATCAAGCCATGgctgagctcgagcagcCCCCATCACACGCATCAGCATCAGCATCAGCACTAGCACACGACCCGACTACTGCATCGGCACAGAGACGGCCACAAGTCACGGACAGTGACGACGCCGAAGAAGATGACGACTTTATGTAA
- the LAS1 gene encoding Protein LAS1, translating to MRPPRRVPWASKAELAELYDLIFSPAATDETRQAALSRMAVYISSPSCPAFLHLLHTLVGALALPYPAASAHDAGVLRMTYAMAVVRFVNGMVDPLQTGPYARPISHLAASLGLPPSLVALRHRATHEDLPPLPLLRRAMEQAVDYLHRNSFLPLLSSSASSSGGRWDRRARAEGLVSRWKKVVKARVRAREVGMANESGQALGRLKREVEGADVEELVEAVVRVGLVPVARKKRPSKSATAPPQESLLVWTPLLSQLAELHTSAVVASQLSEQLVSAILETAPRHAPPAETADDAAEQRKEVASYRWTLATWLFTLWSGRVDALQVTDDDKTEAVRQLARELFHDDEVLRRIYATVAETTDAAPSLDSLAELLPAPAAAGDEDEDDSDAELDGLEVNDGDEPEQLDVSVEASLEAMEANVRSLERKLASRRPEAESGATGGDNPAAAELAPGWRRVEGWKACPIGVWA from the exons AtgcgcccgccccgccgcgtcCCATGGGcctccaaggccgagctggccgagctgtACGACCTCATCTTCTCCCCGGCCGCGACAGACGAGACGAGGCAGGCCGCCCTGTCCCGCATGGCAGTCTAcatctcgtcgccgagctgcccggCCTTCCTGCACCTCCTGCacacgctcgtcggcgccctgGCGTTGCCGTAccccgcggcgtcggcacacgacgccggcgtgctccgCATGACCTACGCCATGGCTGTTGTGCGCTTCGTCAATGGCATGGTGGACCCGTTACAAACTG GCCCCTATGCCCGCCCAATATCGCACctcgcggcgtcgctcgggctgccgccgtcgctcgtcgccctgcgCCACCGCGCAACGCACGAGGACCTGCCCCCGCTCCCGCTGCTCCGGAGGGCAATGGAGCAGGCGGTCGACTACCTGCACCGCAACTCGTTCCTGCCGTtgctgtcgagctcggcgtcgagctctgGTGGTAGGTGGGaccgacgtgcgcgcgccgaggggctcGTGAGCCGCTGGAAGAAGGTCGTCAAGgcccgcgtgcgcgcgcgcgaggtcggcatGGCGAACGAGAGCGGACAGGCGCTGGGCCGGCTCAAGCGGGAAGTGGAGGGCGCCgatgtcgaggagcttgtcgaggccgtcgtgcgcgtcggccttgtgCCCGTGGCGCGGAA AAAACGCCCAAGCAAGAGCGCGACGGCACCCCCGCAGGAAAGCTTGCTCGTCTGGACGCCATTGCTGTCCCAACTCGCCGAGTTGCACACGTCCGCCGTGGTCGCGTCACAGCTGTCCGAGCAGCTGGTGTCGGCCATTCTGGAGACCgcgccccgccacgccccgCCAGCAgagacggccgacgacgccgccgagcagcgcaaggaggTGGCCTCGTACCGCTGGACGCTGGCCACGTGGCTGTTCACGCTGTGGAGtgggcgcgtcgacgcgctgcaggtgacggacgacgacaagaccGAAGCGGTGCGCCAGCTGGCGCGTGAACTGTTCCACGACGATGAGGTGCTGCGACGGATCTACGCCACGGTCGCCGAGACGACTGACGCGGCGCCAAgcctcgacagcctcgccgagctcctaCCTGCGCCTGCGGCAGCaggggacgaggacgaggacgactcggatgccgagctcgacgggctcgaggtgaatgacggcgacgagccagagCAGCTTGACGTCAGCGTCGAGGCCAGCCTTGAGGCGATGGAGGCCAACGTGCGATCCCTGGAGCGcaag CTCGCTTCCCGGCGCCCAGAAGCCGAGTCTGGGGCCACTGGCGGTGACAACCCCGCGGCGGCAGAACTtgcgcctggctggcggcgcgtaGAGGGGTGGAAGGCGTGCCCTATTGGAGTGTGGGCGTAG